CCCAAAGACAACAATGCCATAGATATCCAGAATGGGTTCAAACCCACCTACGTGGTGAACGCCGACAAGCGGGAGGTAGTGTCTCAGTTGAAAAAACTGGCCAAGGAAGCGGAAGTGGTATGGCTGGCATCAGATGAGGACCGTGAGGGAGAGGCAATTTCCTGGCACCTGTCTGAGGCCCTAAACCTTAATGAGTCAAAAACGCGCCGAATAGTTTTCCGGGAGATTACCAAGAACGCCATTTTAAATGCCATTGAGCACCCCCGCGCCATAGACGTGAACCTGGTGAACGCCCAACAGGCTCGCCGCGTACTTGATAGGCTGGTAGGGTTTGAGTTGTCTCCGGTGCTCTGGAAAAAAATAAAGACCGGCCTTTCCGCCGGAAGGGTACAGTCTGTGGCGGTACGCCTGGTGGTGGAACGGGAACGGGAGATTGAGCGCCATAAAGCGGTGGCCACCTTTAAAATAGTGGCCCAGTTTGATGCCGGCGGAAAGCGCATGGAAGCCGAACTGAACACCCGCTTCAAAACGCAGGCCGAAGCGGAGGATTTCCTGCAGCGCTGCATTGGTGCCGCTTATGCCATTGAAAGCTTGGAGAAAAAGCCCACTAAACGCAGCCCCGCGCCGCCTTTTACCACCTCTACCCTGCAGCAGGAAGCCAGCCGTAAGCTCTCTTTCTCTGTAGCGCAAACCATGCAGGTGGCTCAGCGGTTGTATGAGGCCGGTAAGATCTCCTACATGCGTACCGACTCGGTGAACCTGTCACAGGAAGCCCAGACCGCCGCCGCCGTAGAGATTGCCCGCATCTTTGGAGAAAACTACGTTAAGACCCGCCAATATAAAACCAAGTCCAAGCAAGCCCAGGAAGCCCACGAATCCATCAGACCCACGGACTTTGCTGCCGTGCAGGCAAGCACTGACCGTAACGAGCAGCGTCTTTATGATTTGATCCGGAAACGCGCCATTGCCTCGCAGATGGCCGATGCCGAGATTGAGAAAACCACTGCCACCATCACTATCTCTGGCCAGCCGGAGAAACTGATCGCCACCGGCGAAGTGATCCGGTTTGAGGGTTTCCTGAAGGTGTACACTGAGTCTACCGACGATGAGGAATTGGCGGATGATGACGTGAAAGGCATGTTGCCTCCGTTACAGGAAGGCCAGGCTCTGAACCTGCAGCGCATGCAGGCCACCGAGCGTTACAGCCGCCCGGCCCCCCGTTACACAGAAGCCAGCCTGGTGAAGAAACTGGAAGAGATGGGCATTGGCCGTCCGTCTACCTTTGCCCCTACCATCTCCACTATCCA
This Rufibacter radiotolerans DNA region includes the following protein-coding sequences:
- the topA gene encoding type I DNA topoisomerase, translated to MIKNLVIVESPAKAKTIEGYLGKDFIVKSSFGHVRDLPKDNNAIDIQNGFKPTYVVNADKREVVSQLKKLAKEAEVVWLASDEDREGEAISWHLSEALNLNESKTRRIVFREITKNAILNAIEHPRAIDVNLVNAQQARRVLDRLVGFELSPVLWKKIKTGLSAGRVQSVAVRLVVEREREIERHKAVATFKIVAQFDAGGKRMEAELNTRFKTQAEAEDFLQRCIGAAYAIESLEKKPTKRSPAPPFTTSTLQQEASRKLSFSVAQTMQVAQRLYEAGKISYMRTDSVNLSQEAQTAAAVEIARIFGENYVKTRQYKTKSKQAQEAHESIRPTDFAAVQASTDRNEQRLYDLIRKRAIASQMADAEIEKTTATITISGQPEKLIATGEVIRFEGFLKVYTESTDDEELADDDVKGMLPPLQEGQALNLQRMQATERYSRPAPRYTEASLVKKLEEMGIGRPSTFAPTISTIQKRGYVEKDNREGKERAYTVLTLEKDQISAQKKTEMAGAEKAKLFPTDIAMVVTDFLVSHFESVIDYSFTAKVEEEFDEIASGKKQWDKMLENFYGSFHKTIEDSASVERSTVSGARELGIDPVTGKKVITKLGRFGPYVQLGEEEEGSEVKPAYASLRKGTFIESITLEQALELFKLPRVVGEFEGKDMKAAIGRFGPYIQHNSKFYSLPKDLDPLLVTEEEAVALIEAKRKSDAEKLIKSFPENEEVTVLNGRFGPYIVVGKKNVKIPKGQEPAELTLEQCLELAAATPDKPARGGFKKKAAAPSADAPAAKKAPAKKAPAKKTAAKKATGTATKKATTAKKKAS